A single Saccharomyces paradoxus chromosome II, complete sequence DNA region contains:
- the UTP20 gene encoding Utp20p (Component of the small-subunit (SSU) processome~similar to YBL004W) — protein sequence MAKQRQTTKSSKRYRYSSFKARIDDLKIEPARNLEKRVHDYVESSHFLASFDQWKEINLSAKFTDFAAEIEHDVQTLPQILYHDEKIFNSLVSFINVHDVFSLQPLLDLLAQFCHDLGPDFLKFYEKAIETLINLLDAAIEFESSNVFEWGFNCLAYIFKYLSKFLVKKLVLTCDLLIPLLSHSKEYLSRFSAEALSFLVRKAPVSNLSEFVRSVFGKLEGDDEQTNLYEGLLILFTESMTSTQETLHSKARVIMSVLLQEALTKTSPERSVSLLSDIWMNISKYASIESLLPVYEVMYQDFNNSLDATNLDRILKVLTTIVFSESGRKIPDWNNIIILIERIMSQNENRAFLSPDNVAFLFALFIRNSDVKTLTQFHQKLFNYVLTNITDHFLEFFQFALRLSYERVISFNGLKFLQLFLKENWQSQGKKIALFFLEIDDRPELQKVSEVTFPEEFILSIRDYFVAAEIKDSNDLFEIYWRAIIFKYSKLHYMETITSLLERIFSTFTSPDNFTKDTVGTLLKVYYKGDDASGNNLLKTILDNHENYKESLSFVSGWNKLVSNLHPSESVKELISHYPRLLLNLTDNLVLPDGKIRYETFELMKTLMILQGIQIPELLSSCMIIEQIPLTLQNARDLTIRIKNVGAEFGKTKTDKLTSSFFLKYLFGLLTVRFSPVWTGVFDTLPNVYTKDEALVWDLVLSFIKCPDENQKLDYYEPLLEDGTDTILWDSSVVRLRDNIDAFSHVWSKYSTQNTSIIYTTIERRGNIIYPVLIRNQALKVMLSIPQVAEGHFADIAPFVFNDFKTYKDEEDMESERVITGSWTEVDRNVFLKTLSKFKNIKNVYNAMELHDHLMVLLGSRNTDVQKLALDALLAYKNPTLNKYRDNLRNLLDDTLFKDEITTFLTENGSQTIKGEDEKVVMPYVLRIFFGRAQVPPTSGQKRSRKIAVISVLPNFKEAYINDFLTLASGRLDYNYFFSNNHQINSSKATLKTIRRMTGFINIVNSTLAVLRTNFPLHTSSVLQPLIYSIAMAYYILDTESTEEVHLRKMAGNLRQQGLKCLSSIFEFVGNAFNWSTSMDDIYTVVVKPRIPHFSDENLQQPSSLLRVFLYWAHNPSLYPFLYYDDFAAANALMDTISNQHVKETVISPVIEAADSIIRTPTNDDRYVDLITLICSSCLKILPSLYVKLSDSNSISAFLNLLVSIAELGFIQDDGVRSHLIISLASILKGKLKKLQENDTQKILKVLKLIIFNYDCSWSDVKDLYATISSLLKTFDERNLRVSLTELFMELGRKVPELGNISKLVTDLNSYSSSRLHEYDFPRILSSFKGLIEGGYKSYSEMEWLPLLFTCLHFINDKEELALRTNASHTIMKFIDFINEKPNPVEATKSISMLKDILLPSIRAGLREPLEEIQSEYISVLSYMVKNAKYFTDLEDMTILLYNGDEEADFFTNVNHIQLHRRQRAIKRLGEHAHQLKDNSISHYLIPMIEHYVFSDDERYRNIGNETQIAIGDLAQHMSWNQYKALFRRYISMLKTKPNQMKQAVLLIVQLSVPLRETLRTVRDGVESKFTLSKFPSNLEEPSNFIKKELYPTLSKILGTRDDETIIERMPIAEALVNIILGLTNDDIANFLPSILTNICQVLRSKSEELRDAVRATLGKISIILGAEYLVFMIKELMATLKRGSQIHVLSYTVHYILKSMQGVLKHSDLDTSSSMIVKIIMENIFGSAGEEKDSENYHTKVKEIKSNKSYDAGELLASNISLTEFGTMLSPVKALLMVRINLRNQNKLSELLRRYLLGLNHNSDSESEGILKFCHQLFQESEMNNCPPKAKKNVRAQVDEKEDFFLVNLESKSYTINSYSLLLSSTLQKFALDLLRNVITRHRSFLTVSHLEGFIPFLRDSLLSENEGVVISTLRILITLIRLDFSDESSEVFKNCARKVLNIIKVSPSTSSELCQMGLKFLSAFIRHTDSTLKDTALSYVLGRILPDLNEPSRQGLAFNFLKALVSRHIMLPELYDIADTTREIMVTNHSKEIRDVSRSVYYQFLMEYDQSKGRLEKQFKFMVDNLQYPTESGRQSVMELINLIITKANPALLSKLSSSFFLALVNVSFNDDAPRCREMASVLISTMLPKLEDKDLQIVEKYIAAWLKQVDNASFLNLGLRTYKVYLKSVGFGHTIELDELAIKRIRYILTDTSVGSEHEWDLVYSALNTFSSYMEATESVYKHGFKDIWDGIITCLLYPHSWVRQSAANLVHRLIGNKDKLEVSLTNEEIQNIVTRVLHQLGAPSIPENLANVSIKTLVNIGILWKEQHTPFIMDVSKQTGEDPRYATAIDYMVTRIGGIIRSDEHRMDSFMSKKACIQLLALLVQVLDEDEVIAEGERILLPLYGYLETYYSRAVDEEQEELRTLSNECLKILENKLPVSEFTKIYTAVKQTVLERRKERRSKRAILAINAPQISADKKLRKHARSREKRKHEKDENGYYQRRNKRKRV from the coding sequence atggCCAAACAAAGGCAAACTACTAAATCGTCTAAGCGATATAGATATTCTTCCTTCAAGGCCAGGattgatgatttgaaaattgaaCCGGCTAggaatttggaaaaaagagTACATGATTATGTTGAATCATCGCATTTTCTTGCTTCCTTTGATCAgtggaaagaaattaatTTAAGTGCCAAATTCACGGACTTTGCAGCGGAAATCGAGCATGATGTTCAAACATTACCCCAAATACTATACCacgatgaaaaaattttcaattctttggTTTCATTTATTAACGTTCATGATgtgttttctttgcaacCGCTGTTGGATCTCTTAGCTCAATTTTGTCATGATTTAGGTCCAGattttctgaaattttatgaaaaagCTATCGAGACTTTAATAAACCTGTTAGATGCTGCTATAGAATTCGAGTCATCTAATGTTTTTGAGTGGGGTTTCAACTGTTTGGCTTACATCTTCAAGTACCTttcgaaatttttggttAAAAAACTGGTGCTGACATGTGATCTTTTAATTCCGTTATTATCTCATTCTAAGGAATACCTTTCAAGATTTTCGGCAGAAGCGCTATCTTTTTTAGTTAGAAAGGCTCCTGTTTCTAACTTGAGCGAATTTGTCAGGTCAgtctttggaaaattaGAAGGGGATGATGAGCAAACTAATCTTTACGAAGGGCTTCTGATATTGTTCACAGAATCTATGACATCAACGCAAGAAACACTGCACTCAAAAGCTAGGGTTATCATGAGTGTTCTTTTGCAAGAGGCTTTGACAAAAACATCTCCAGAAAGATCTGTTTCATTGCTATCAGATATTTGGATGAACATTAGTAAGTATGCCTCCATCGAAAGTTTACTTCCGGTCTATGAAGTTATGTATCAGGATTTTAACAATTCGCTTGATGCCACCAATCTCGATAGAATACTAAAAGTATTGACGACAATTGTCTTTTCGGAAAGTGGTAGAAAAATTCCTGATTGGAACAACATCATTATCCtaattgaaagaataatgagccaaaatgaaaatcgtgcttttctttcaccGGATAACGTGGCATTCTTATTTGCTTTGTTTATTCGTAACAGTGATGTGAAAACTCTAACTCAATTTCAccaaaaactttttaaCTACGTTTTAACAAATATTACCGACCATttccttgaattttttcaatttgcATTAAGACTAAGCTATGAAAGAGTAATTTCATTCAACGGGTTAAAATTCCTGCAACTATttttaaaggaaaattGGCAATCacaaggaaagaaaattgcacttttttttctagaaATAGATGATAGACCTGAACTGCAGAAGGTGTCGGAAGTAACTTTCCCAGAAgaatttattttatctatCAGAGATTATTTTGTCGCAGCAGAAATTAAAGATTCGAATGACCTTTTCGAAATATATTGGCGAGctataattttcaaatattcaaaattaCATTATATGGAAACTATTACCTCTTTGCTTGAAcgtattttttcaacttttaCATCCCCAGATAATTTTACGAAAGATACGGTTGGTACACTCCTaaaagtatattataaAGGGGACGATGCTTCAGGGaataatcttttgaagactATTTTGGATAATCACGAAAACTACAAAGAAAGTTTAAGCTTTGTAAGTGGATGGAACAAGTTAGTGAGTAACCTTCATCCTTCAGAAAGCGTAAAGGAACTAATATCACACTATCCAAGACTGCTTCTTAACTTGACAGATAATCTTGTGTTACCTGATGGAAAAATTCGTTACGAAACTTTCGAATTAATGAAGACATTAATGATTCTGCAGGGTATACAAATACCTGagcttctttcttcatGCATGATTATCGAGCAAATACCCCTTACACTACAAAATGCCAGAGACTTAACTATCAGAATTAAAAATGTTGGTGCtgaatttggaaaaactaAGACAGACAAATTAACATcctccttttttcttaaataCCTGTTTGGCCTTCTGACTGTTAGATTTTCTCCGGTTTGGACCGGTGTTTTTGATACTCTTCCTAATGTTTACACAAAAGATGAAGCCCTCGTGTGGGACCTTGTGTTATCATTCATTAAATGTCCTGATGAAAATCAGAAGTTAGATTACTACGAGCCTCTACTTGAAGATGGTACGGACACAATTCTGTGGGATTCTAGTGTGGTGAGGTTGAGAGACAATATTGATGCGTTCTCGCATGTTTGGTCAAAGTATTCTACTCAAAATACGAGCATCATATATACTACTATTGAAAGAAGGGGGAACATCATTTACCCAGTTTTGATCAGAAATCAGGCTTTAAAAGTCATGCTATCGATTCCTCAAGTTGCTGAAGGACACTTTGCCGATATTGCaccttttgtttttaacGATTTCAAGACTTacaaagatgaagaggataTGGAAAGTGAACGTGTTATTACTGGTTCATGGACGGAAGTTGATAGAAACGTATTTTTGAAGACCTTAAGCAAATTtaagaatataaaaaacGTTTACAATGCAATGGAATTGCACGATCATCTGATGGTCTTGTTGGGTAGTCGTAATACAGATGTTCAGAAGCTTGCGTTGGACGCACTTCTTGCTTACAAAAATCCAACGTTGAATAAGTATAGAGACAACCTGAGAAATCTATTAGATGACACCTTGTTCAAGGACGAAATTACAACTTTTTTAACAGAAAATGGGTCGCAGACTATCAAGGGCGAAGACGAAAAGGTGGTCATGCCTTATGTCCttagaattttctttggtcGAGCACAAGTCCCTCCAACTAGTggacaaaaaagaagccGCAAAATAGCTGTAATTTCTGTCTTGCCAAATTTTAAGGAGGCATATAttaatgattttttgaCTTTGGCTAGTGGAAGACTGGACtataattattttttcagcaacAATCATCAAATAAACAGCTCAAAGGCCACCTTAAAAACTATTAGACGGATGACTGGTTTCATTAATATTGTAAATTCTACTCTGGCTGTATtaagaacaaattttccatTGCATACTTCTTCAGTACTGCAACCATTAATCTACTCGATTGCTATGGCATACTATATCCTGGATACTGAGAGCACGGAAGAGGTGCATTTAAGGAAGATGGCCGGTAATTTGAGGCAACAAGGCCTAAAATGTTTAAGTAGtatctttgaatttgtcGGAAATGCGTTTAATTGGTCCACCTCTATGGATGATATTTACACTGTTGTAGTTAAGCCACGTATCCCACACTTCTCGgatgaaaatttacaaCAACCTTCTTCCTTACTACgagtttttctttattgggCACATAATCCCTCTCTGTACCCATTTTTATACTACGATGATTTCGCAGCTGCTAATGCATTGATGGACACCATATCAAACCAACATGTTAAGGAGACTGTTATTAGTCCGGTTATTGAAGCGGCGGATTCAATTATTAGAACGCCTACAAATGATGATCGTTACGTAGATTTGATCACTCTCATTTGCTCATCATGTCTGAAAATACTTCCTTCGCTATACGTCAAACTTTCTGACTCAAACTCAATCTCtgcatttttgaatttgttaGTTAGCATAGCTGAGTTGGGATTTATTCAAGATGATGGTGTTAGAAGTCATTTGATTATTTCACTAGCATCAATATTGAAAGGAAAGCTAAAGAAACTGCAGGAGAATGATAcccaaaaaattttgaaagtattAAAACTTATAATTTTCAACTATGATTGTTCTTGGAGTGATGTTAAAGACCTATATGCCACCATATCCTCTTTGTTGAAAACATTTGACGAGCGAAATCTTAGAGTTTCATTGACGGAGCTCTTTATGGAACTTGGCAGAAAAGTGCCTGAATTAGGAAATATTTCGAAATTGGTTACGGACTTAAATTCATACTCTTCATCGCGTTTACATGAGTATGATTTTCCCAgaattttatcttctttcaaagGGCTGATTGAAGGTGGCTATAAGTCTTATAGTGAGATGGAGTGGCTACCTCTATTGTTTACCTGTTTACACTTTATCAACGATAAGGAGGAACTTGCGTTAAGAACAAACGCATCACACACTATAATGAAGTTTATTGACTTCATTAACGAAAAGCCTAATCCTGTTGAAGCCACGAAATCAATTTCTATGCTAAAGGATATCCTACTGCCCAGTATAAGGGCTGGTCTCAGGGAGCCTCTAGAAGAAATCCAAAGCGAATATATATCAGTGCTGTCATATATGGTAAAAAACGCAAAGTATTTCACAGACTTAGAAGATATGACCATTTTACTGTACAATGGTGATGAAGAAGCGGATTTCTTTACAAATGTTAATCATATCCAACTTCATCGTCGTCAGAGAGCCATCAAAAGGTTAGGCGAACATGCTCACCAACTCAAAGATAACAGTATATCCCATTATTTAATTCCAATGATCGAACATTATGTATTTTCGGATGATGAAAGGTACAGAAATATTGGAAATGAAACGCAAATAGCCATCGGAGATTTGGCGCAGCATATGAGTTGGAATCAGTACAAAGCTCTTTTTAGAAGGTACATTTCTATGTTGAAAACCAAACCCAACCAGATGAAGCAAGCTGTACTATTAATTGTTCAACTTTCTGTTCCCCTTAGAGAAACTCTTCGCACCGTAAGAGATGGGGTTGAGTCAAAATTTACTTTGAGCAAATTTCCCTCCAACTTGGAGGAGCCCAGTAATTTTATTAAGAAAGAATTGTATCCGACACTTTCCAAAATTCTGGGCACAAGAGACGACGAAACTATCATTGAAAGAATGCCTATTGCGGAGGCATTAGtcaatattattttgggGCTCACAAATGATGATATTgccaattttcttcctaGTATTCTAACAAATATTTGTCAAGTTTTGAGAAGTAAATCCGAAGAATTGAGAGATGCTGTAAGAGCAACTTTGGGGAAAATCAGTATTATCCTAGGCGCTGAGTATCTTGTCTTTATGATAAAGGAATTAATGGCCACATTAAAACGTGGTTCTCAGATTCATGTATTAAGTTACACTGTTCACTACATATTAAAGAGTATGCAAGGAGTTTTAAAACACTCCGACTTGGATACTTCTTCCAGTATGATTGTTAAGATCATAATGGAGAATATTTTTGGGTCCgctggtgaagaaaaagactcTGAGAACTATCATACGAAGGTGAAAGAAATCAAGAGTAATAAAAGCTATGATGCTGGTGAACTTCTCGCTTCAAACATCAGCTTGACAGAGTTCGGGACGATGCTTTCTCCTGTGAAAGCTTTGTTGATGGTTAGAATTAATCTGagaaatcaaaacaaaCTGAGTGAGTTACTGAGACGATATTTATTAGGTCTGAATCATAATAGTGACTCTGAGTCAGAAGGTATCCTTAAGTTCTGCCATCAGCTTTTCCAAGAATCGGAAATGAATAATTGTCCTCCAAAGgcgaagaaaaatgtgAGAGCCCAAGTGGACGAAAAAGAAGACTTTTTCTTGGTAAATTTGGAGTCGAAATCTTATACCATAAACTCGTACAGTTTGCTTTTGAGCAGCACTTTACAAAAATTCGCTTTAGATTTACTCAGGAACGTAATAACCAGACATCGCTCCTTTTTGACCGTGTCGCACCTAGAGGGCtttattccatttttgagaGATTCGTTACtttctgaaaatgaagGCGTGGTAATCAGTACCCTACGTATTTTGATCACATTAATTAGGCTTGATTTTTCTGATGAATCTAGTGAAGTCTTCAAAAACTGTGCGAGAAAGGTACTAAATATTATCAAGGTTTCTCCCTCAACTTCGAGTGAACTATGCCAAATGGGTTTAAAGTTCCTTTCTGCTTTTATACGTCACACGGATTCAACGTTGAAGGATACTGCCTTGAGTTATGTTCTAGGAAGGATCTTGCCAGACTTGAATGAACCAAGCAGACAAGGCCTTGCCTTTAATTTCCTAAAAGCACTTGTTTCCAGGCATATCATGCTCCCAGAACTCTATGACATTGCGGATACTACCAGGGAAATTATGGTCACAAATCATTCGAAAGAAATTAGGGATGTGTCCAGGAGCGTCTACTATCAATTTTTAATGGAATATGACCAAAGTAAAGGTCGTTTAGAGAAACAGTTCAAGTTTATGGTGGACAATTTACAGTATCCTACCGAATCCGGCCGTCAATCAGTAATGGAATTGATCAACTTGATTATCACGAAAGCAAATCCTGCTTTACTATCGAAattatcatcatccttCTTTCTGGCACTAGTTaatgtttcttttaatgATGATGCGCCAAGATGCCGTGAAATGGCTTCAGTTTTGATTTCAACAATGCTTCCAAAGCTTGAAGATAAAGACCTtcaaattgttgaaaaatatatagCGGCTTGGCTGAAACAAGTTGACAATGcatcatttttgaatctcGGGTTGAGAACTTATAAggtttatttgaaaagtgttGGATTTGGACATACTATTGAGCTAGACGAGCTCGCAATCAAGCGTATAAGATACATTTTGACCGATACATCCGTAGGATCAGAACATGAGTGGGATCTGGTATACTCAGCTTTGAACACATTCTCGTCTTATATGGAAGCGACAGAGAGTGTTTACAAGCATGGTTTTAAAGATATATGGGATGGTATTATTACATGCCTTTTATATCCGCACTCATGGGTGCGTCAATCTGCGGCAAACCTTGTTCATCGACTAATAGGCAATAAGGATAAGCTTGAGGTGTCATTAaccaatgaagaaattcaaaacattGTAACAAGagttcttcatcaattggGTGCGCCTTCTATTCCGGAGAATCTTGCGAATGtttcaataaaaacattAGTTAATATCGGTATCCTATGGAAGGAGCAACACACACCGTTCATCATGGATGTATCGAAGCAAACTGGAGAAGATCCGAGATATGCTACTGCCATTGATTATATGGTAACTCGGATTGGTGGAATCATCAGGTCAGATGAACACCGTATGGATTCTTTTATGTCGAAGAAGGCGTGTATTCAACTATTGGCCCTACTAGTTCAAGTTCTggacgaagatgaagtaATTGCGGAGGGGGAAAGGATATTATTACCGTTATATGGTTACCTAGAAACATATTATTCAAGGGCAGTAgatgaagaacaagaagaactACGCACTCTTTCAAACGAATGTTTAAAAATACTTGAAAACAAATTGCCAGTATCCGAGTttacaaaaatatacaCTGCTGTCAAACAGACGGTATtagaaagaagaaaggaaagaagatctAAAAGAGCAATTTTGGCCATTAACGCTCCACAAATTTCCGCTGATAAAAAGTTGAGAAAGCATGCGAGATCCagagaaaagagaaagcatgaaaaggatgaaaatgGCTACTATCAAAGGCGTAACAAGAGGAAGAGGGTCTAG
- the HTA2 gene encoding histone H2A (Histone H2A~similar to YBL003C): protein MSGGKGGKAGSAAKASQSRSAKAGLTFPVGRVHRLLRRGNYAQRIGSGAPVYLTAVLEYLAAEILELAGNAARDNKKTRIIPRHLQLAIRNDDELNKLLGNVTIAQGGVLPNIHQNLLPKKSAKTTKASQEL, encoded by the coding sequence ATGTCCGGTGGTAAAGGTGGCAAAGCTGGTTCAGCTGCTAAAGCTTCTCAATCTAGATCTGCTAAGGCTGGTTTAACATTCCCAGTCGGTAGAGTGCATAGATTGCTTAGAAGAGGTAACTACGCCCAAAGAATCGGTTCTGGTGCTCCAGTCTACTTGACTGCTGTCTTAGAATATTTGGCCGCTGAAATTTTAGAATTGGCCGGTAATGCTGCTAGAGATAACAAAAAGACCAGAATCATCCCAAGACATTTACAATTGGCCATCAgaaatgatgatgaattgaaCAAACTATTGGGTAACGTTACCATCGCCCAAGGTGGTGTTTTGCCAAACATTCACCAAAACTTGTTGCCAAAGAAGTCTGCTAAGACTACCAAAGCTTCTCAAGAACTGTAA
- the HTB2 gene encoding histone H2B (Histone H2B~similar to YBL002W), whose protein sequence is MSSAEKKPASKAPAEKKPAAKKTSTSVDGKKRSKVRKETYSSYIYKVLKQTHPDTGISQKSMSILNSFVNDIFERIATEASKLAAYNKKSTISAREIQTAVRLILPGELAKHAVSEGTRAVTKYSSSTQA, encoded by the coding sequence ATGTCTTCtgctgaaaagaaaccTGCTTCCAAAGCTCCAGCTGAAAAGAAACCAGCTGCCAAGAAAACATCGACTTCTGTCGATGGTAAGAAGAGATCCAAGGTTAGAAAGGAAACCTACTCCTCTTATATTTACAAAGTTTTGAAGCAAACTCACCCAGACACTGGTATTTCTCAAAAGTCTATGTCTATTTTAAATTCCTTCGTTAATgatatctttgaaagaatcGCTACTGAAGCTTCTAAATTGGCAGCTTATAACAAGAAGTCCACTATTTCTGCTAGAGAGATCCAAACTGCCGTTAGACTTATCCTACCTGGTGAATTGGCTAAACATGCTGTCTCTGAAGGTACTAGAGCTGTTACCAAGTACTCCTCCTCTACTCAAGCCTAA
- the ECM15 gene encoding Ecm15p (similar to YBL001C), which produces MPKIFCLADVCMVPIGTDSASISDFVALIEKKIRESPLKSTLHSAGTTIEGPWDEVMGLIGEIHEHGHEKGYVRVHTDIRVGTRTDKHQTAQDKIDIVLKKISQ; this is translated from the coding sequence atgcctaaaattttttgtttagcTGATGTGTGTATGGTCCCTATTGGCACCGACTCTGCTAGTATTTCTGATTTTGTTGCActcattgaaaaaaaaatcagagaAAGCCCATTAAAGAGTACTTTACACAGCGCTGGTACAACAATTGAAGGACCTTGGGATGAAGTAATGGGTTTGATTGGCGAAATCCATGAACATGGTCATGAGAAAGGGTATGTTAGAGTGCATACTGATATTCGTGTTGGGACCAGAACTGATAAGCACCAAACTGCTCAAGATAAGATCGATATCGTTCTGAAGAAAATCTCTCAATGA